Part of the Deltaproteobacteria bacterium genome is shown below.
GTTCTTCCGCGCCGGGTCGCTGCCGGCTGCCACCGTGGCGGGCATTCGCGCGCGAGCCAGGGCCCGGGTGGCGGATTTGCTCAAGCGGCGCGTGCACTACCGCGTGCACGTGATCGAGGGCGAGCCGGCTGCCTGCATCGTGGAACGCGCGGTGGGTCTGCGAGTAGAACTGATAGTAATCGGCACCCGCGCCCGCCGCGGAGCGGCTCAGTTTCTTTTCGGGAGCGTGGCGCAGAAGGTGATCCAGCATGCGCCGGTGCCGGTGGTGACTATCCGCTGCCCGCGACCGGGATAGCTGCATGTGAGGGAGCGAACCGATGCGCCGGTGGCAGCAATGAAGCTCGGAGGCAGCCGCGCTACGGCGCTCGGGGGCCGGCTCGGCGGGCGGCATTGTTAGTCTGCGAGCTCCGATGA
Proteins encoded:
- a CDS encoding universal stress protein yields the protein MDFHPPGEAALAWAARLVQQVGGTLEVLHVVPRLHQLDPFFRAGSLPAATVAGIRARARARVADLLKRRVHYRVHVIEGEPAACIVERAVGLRVELIVIGTRARRGAAQFLFGSVAQKVIQHAPVPVVTIRCPRPG